ACAAGAGCCCTGACCACGTCGCAAAATTCCGAACCGCCTTCAAGCTTGACGGCCTGGGCGCGGCCTTCGGTCACCAGCCTGCCAGCATTGCGCACGGCTTCATCCACGCTGGTGTGATAGCTCATGTAGGGCATGTCGCAGATCACAAGGGCCTGATCCGCAGCCCGCGCCACAGCGGCGCAATGGCGTAGCATGTCGTCCATGGTGACGCTGAGTGTGTCCTCGTGTCCCAGCATGACCATGCCGAGCGAATCCCCCACCAGCAGGGCATTGACTCCGGCGTCGTCCATAACGCGGGCCGTGCTGTAGTCGTAGGCGGTAAGCACCACAAGCTTGTCCTGCCCCTTGGCGGCGCGAAATGTGACCACAGTGTTCTTCATGGTGAATGCTCCTTGGTAAAAACCCTGTCGGCAACTGTTGGGGATGCCTGACGGCCAGCGATCCAGACGGCAGAAAAACGCGTCAGGAACGGCTGTTGGCCGCGAACGCCAGCCCCATAAGCAGATGCGTCAGCTTGGCCGCCGTAAAATCACAGTGGTGCAGACCCGCAATGGGGGCAAGCTCCACCACGTCCAGCCCCACGACCTGACGCCCCTCAACGCAGCGCTCAAGAATGAACTGGGCCTCACGCCAGCTTAAGCCGCCGGGTGACGGCGTTCCCGTGGCGGGCATGAGGGAGGCGTCAAAGGCGTCCACGTCAAAGGTGATGTAAATCCGCTGGGGGAAGCCCTCGGGCAGGGGCAGCTCGGGCAGACCCACGCGGGCCATGAAATAGGCGTCATAGTGCGTGACGTTGTGCGCCTTGCGTACCTCGGCTTCCTCGCGGCAGAAGTCGCGCACGCCAAACTGCACCAGCGGCAGGCCCAGATCGGCCACAGCACGGTGCATGACGCAGGCGTGCGAATAGGGGCTGCCCTCATAGCTTGAACGCAGATCGGCATGGGCGTCAAACTGCACAATGCCAAAGGGTTCGCCCGTGCTCTGCGCCTGCTTGGCCAGGGCGCGCAACGCGCCAAGGCTCACCGTGTGTTCGCCGCCGAGCAGCACCGGCAGGGCCTTGCAGGCAAGCGCCTGGGCCGTGGCAGCCTCGATGCGGTCAATGACCCCCTCAATGGGGCCGCTACAGTCCACAGGGGGCGCGGTATAAAAACCTGATTCTCCTGGGGTAAGTCCGCTTTCCCAGGCTTCAAGCTGCTGGGAGGCCGTGAGCAGGGCCTCGGGGCCGTGGGCCGTGCCAGCGCCGTAAGACACGCTCTGCTCCAGCGGAACGGGGATAATATGAAAGGCGGCCTGTTCAGGCCGGGAGGGGCTGTATTCCGATGCAAGAAAATGCTGCATGACTATCCTCAGGCTGTATGGATGAACCAAATAAAACGGCCCGCTTGGGGAGGCAGGCCGTCTTATTTGGAGGAGGCTGTCAGCAAAAGAAAGGAAGGTACTTTCTATTCTGCAATGGCCGTGCCAAGTGGAATCGAGAAAATAAATCTCTCTAACCACCAGTAATTTATTGTAATTTATTTCAGGAACAAATACTGTTTAGTTTAAAAACTTATACTCTCCTGCCCTGCGCCCCACGTTGCAGGCTTGCCGCTGTACAAAAAATTATCTCACTGATGCATGCGGCCAGCCCACGGAGCAGACTACTGTTAAAAATATACATTCTCAAAGTTACCGGCACGTTCGCTTCGGCGCTTACCCGCGCAAATAAATCTCGGTGCTTTTATCGGCTGATGTTCCGCCACCAGACTTTCCGCTCAAGACTTACTGCAACGTTTCCTTTCCAGCGGTGGCCGGAGCCCCCTGTATGCTGACGGTCAGCTTTTCCGCCAGTTCGCGCGCGCCGGGGGTCTGACGCCATTCGTCAAAGAGCTTGCGCCATGCGCCGAACTCCGTGAAGCCACGGTCCAGCTGATCTTCGTGCATCTGCACCCAGGTATTGAAAAGCTGCATCTGCACCTGAAAGGTGGCGCTGTTGAATATCATGGCCGCGCTGTCGCGCGCTATGCTCTTGCCTTCCACGTGGGTGGCCACGAAGTTGCAAATGGCGCGCTGCGACATTTCAAAGGTCACTTCCTGACCGTTCATTTCATCGGCCAGGGGCAGCAGATGGGGGTAGAGTTCGGCAATGCGCTCCATACCCTTGACCGGCACGGCCATGAACAGCGGCGCTTCACCGTCAACCGGGGCGGCTTCGGGCTTTTCGCTGATAAAATAGAATCGCAGCCAGTTTTCAAACATGACCGCTTCAATCATGGCGGCTACGGCGCTCTGGAATTGGCTCTGTGGCTCAGGCATGGAAACTCCTTGACTTTTTGGCGGCGTGAGCACCCTGGCTCCAACCGCCATCAGGACTTGGCTCACGTACTTCTGGAACAGATCATCAGGCCATGGCCGACGCCGAGAACCCCTGAAAGGCGCTCATGCCGCACGGCCTAGAGAAAAATGTCGCAAGCGGCTCCATATGTACTATCCGGGCCGACCCGCGTCAATGCGGTACGCCGTAAAGCCGGGGCGCATATAAATGTTCTGGCGGCGAGGATGCGGCCCTGCCAGATGCGGCCAGCCCAGACGACGCCAAAGCAAATGTAGCCAATGCGAATGCGAGCAGTCAGCGTTTCCCTAAGTCGCGGCCAGCCGCTCGCGCCGCAGGCGCAGCGCCCTGGTGCCCGTAAGGCTCAAGGCCAGGGCGGCGCTTCCCGTCACGGCGCAGACTATCCCCAGAGGGACAGCGGTTCCCGGCCCGGCCAGCCCCACCAACGGGGAGGAAAACGCCCCGAAAATAAAGGCCGCCACGCCGATCACGCCCGAAGCCGCGCCCGCGCCCACGTCCTGCGCCGCGATGCCGAGGGTGAAGCTGGTGGCGAAGGTCACGCCCTGGAGCGTTATCATGCAATACAGGGCGGCAATGAGGGGCCAGGGCGAAGCCGGACGTGCCAGGGTCACGCCCAGCACCGCCAGACAGGCCACCCAGCGCAGGACGTTTCCTGCCACCAGCAGCCTTTCTTCCCTGACGCGGCGGGCCAGCCGCCCGGTAATGATGGCCATAAAAGACAGACTGAGCGCGTTGGCCCCGAAGATCATGCCGTAGGCCGTGGGCGAAAAGCCGTACATATCCTGCAAAATAAAGGGCGAGGCCGCCACATAGCCGAAAAATCCGGCCATGGTGAAGCCTTGCACCCCGGCAAAGCACATGAAGGCCTTTTCGCTGAAGAGCTTGCCCGTACAGCGCAGGGAGGCCAGCACGCCGCCGGGCCGCCGGGCCTCTGGACGCAGTGTTTCCGGCAACCGCCAGGCGCACAGGCACACGAGCAGCAGGCCAAAACCCGTCAGAAAAATAAATACCGCGTGCCAGCCGCCCAGTACGGCCAGACCGCCACCCAAAAGCGGGGCCACGATGGGGGCCACGCTCTGAATGGCGATAAGCACGGCCATGAAGCTTGTGAGCTCCGGCCCGCGAAAAAGATCGCAGGCAATGGCGCGTGAAAGCACCACGCCCCCGGCTCCGCTGAGTCCCTGCGCAAACCGCAAGGCGATAAAACCTTGGCCGGAGCTTGTCTGCGCGCAAAAAAACGACGCCAGCGTGAAGAAGGCCAGCGCCAGCAGCAGGGGGCCGCGCCGCCCGCGACTGTCTGAAATGGGGCCTATGAATATCTGGCCAATGGCCATGCCCAGCAAAAAGGCGGTGATGGTGATCTGCGTGGCAGCCGTCGAGATGGAAAGATCCCCGGCGATCTGGGGCAGGCTCGGCAAATAGGTGTCTATGCTCAAGGGGCCGAATGCCCCCAGCATGGCGAGCAGCAGCGCGAAAAAAAGCCTGCGCCCACGGCTCAGCCGTGCGCCGGGCCCGACGACAAGGTCATTCTGTGAAAAACTCATGCGGTACTATTCCCTCAATTTTGGCGGATACTCAACCCGGCTGCGGGCAAAGTCAAGTTGCTGCGCCACAAGCTGCCAGCCGCACGACGCTCTGGCGGGCCGAAAAGCCTTGTGCTAGGGTCGCGTCATGATCGACTACGCTCAAGCGCTCAACCAAGCCCAATACCAGGCAGCCACCAGCGGCGACGGCCCCGTGCTGGTGGTGGCCGGCGCGGGCAGCGGCAAAACCCGCACCATTGTGTACCGTCTGGCCTGGCTGGCCGAAAACGGCATCTCGCCCGACGCCATGCTGCTGCTCACCTTTACCCGCAAGGCCGCCCAGGAAATGTTGCACCGCGCGGGACTGTTGCTGAACCAGGGGCTTACCGGCGTTCAGGGCGGCACTTTTCACGCCTTTTCTTTCAGCGTGCTGCGCCGTTGGAAACCCGCGTGGCTGGCCGACCGACCCTTTACGGTTATGGACGCCGCGGACATCACGGCAGCGGTCAAGCACTGCAAGGACACTCTCAAGCTGGGCAAGGGCGACAAATCCTTTCCCAAAACCCAGACCGTGGTGGGCCTGCTCAGCAAGGCGCGCAACAAGGAACTGCCCCTGGACGAAGTGCTGCGGCGCGAGGCCTTTCACCTGCTGCCCCATGCCGAAAGCCTGACCCGCCTGGGCGAGGCCTACAACGCCTACAGGCGCGAAAAAGGCCTCATGGACTATGACGACCTGCTTTTCGAGCTTGAAGACCTGCTGCGCACCAATGCCCTGGCCGCCGCCAGCCTGCGCCAGCGCTTCAGCCACATTCTTGTGGACGAATACCAGGACACCAACCTCGTGCAGGCGCGCATCGTGCGTCTGCTGGCCGGGCCGGAAGACGGGCCCCCAGGCAACGTCATGGCCGTGGGCGACGAGGCCCAGTCCATCTACGCCTTCCGTGGGGCGAACGTTCGCAACATTCTGGATTTCCCCAATTTTTTTCCGGGTACCAAGGTCGTACGGCTGGAGGAAAACTACAGGTCAACCAAGCCCGTGCTGGATGTGGCCAACAGCCTTCTGGCCCATGCGGCAGAGTCCTTTCATAAAAACCTCTTCACCAGAAAGGAAGGCGGCGAGCCGGTACGCCTGGTCACGCCCCTGAGCGACGCCAGCCAGGCCAAGCTTGTGGTGCGCCGCGTCGAAGAACTGCTGCGCGAGCACTTGCCCCACGAAATCGCCGTGCTCTTTCGCGCTGGCTTCCACTCCTACAACCTTGAAATGGCGCTCAACCAGGCTGGCATCGGCTTTCGCAAGTACGGCGGCCTGCGCTATACCGAGGCCGCCCACGTCAAGGACGTCATGGCCTACGCCCGCCTGCTGCTCAACCCTCTGGACCTGCCCGCCTTTGCCCGCGTGGCCGCCCAGCACAGCGGCATCGGCCCCAAGACAGTGGAAAAGCTCTATGCCGTGGCGCGCAGCGGCGACGCGGCGGCCACGGAAAAGGCCTTTGGCAAACACGTCGGCTTTCTGGAAGACATGCGCTTCATCAACGACCTGCGCGCGCGGCCCATGGCGCCCTCGTCCACGCTGGCGGCCATACTGGAGCACTACCGCCCCCGGCTGGAAACCCTGTACCCCGAAGACTGGCCCCGCCGTCAGCAGGGTCTTGAAGAAATCATTCAGATGGCTTCGGGCTACGTGCATCTGGATCTTTTTTTGGCCGATCTGGCGCTGGAGTCGCCCGAAGAGGACGAAAACGACGCCGAAGGCAAGATCACCCTTTCCACCGTGCATTCGGCCAAGGGGCTGGAATGGAACGCCGTGTGCATCATCGATCTTGTGGAAGACCGCTTTCCCTCGCGTCACGCCCTGGCCCGGCCCGAAGACTTTGAAGAAGAACGCCGCCTCATGTACGTGGCCTGCACCCGCGCCCGCCAACATCTGGATCTCTACGCCCCGGCCTCCCTGTACAACAGGGCCGAGCGCGGCAGCCAGCACGTGAACCAGAGCCCCTTTGTGCGCGAACTGGCTCCCGGCCTTGTGGAAGAATGGGTGGAGGGCTTTGGCGGCGGTCTTTCACGCCGCACGCCGGGCAGCTTCGGCGGCGCGGGCACGTATCAGCCACTGGCCCGGCCCCTGTCTCGGCCGCAGGCATATTCGCAGACATCCTCCCAAACATCCTCGCAGGCCAGCCGCGATTACGCCGCCTTTGACGATTGCCAGCTGCCCCCGGAACAGGAACATGCCGAGCCCGGCCTGAACTTTGCGCGGCCGCGCGGCCTTGCCCCCCGTCAGGAAAACCCGGCCGTGGGTGAAAGCCCAACGGCTGGCGGTTCCGGCACAACGGCCACAGGCGGCGCGGCCGCCGGTCAGGGGGAACTCTGCTACTGCACCCACCGCATCTTCGGGCGCGGCAAGATTATCAAGCATCTGTCGCCCGAAAAGGTGCAGGTGAACTTTCCCGGCTTCGGCCTCAAGGTCATTTTGAGCGAATACCTGCTCATGGAGAATTGATATGGTTGCGCCCCCATCGTCCGGCGACGCCGCCGCGCCACTGTCGGAAGACCGCATACTGGCCTGCCTGGCCGGATATTTTCCCCAGACCCATCCTTCATTGCTGCTGGGCCGGGGTGACGACTGCGCCGTGCTCAAGGCCGGACGGCCCCTTTGCGTCAGCAGCGACCTTTTTTTGGAAGACATCCATTTTCGCCGTTCCTATTTTTCGCCCGAAGACACGGGCTACAAGGCCCTTGCCGTCAATGTCAGCGACCTGGCGGGCTGCGGCGCGCGGCCCCTTGGCTTCACGCTCTGCCTGGGCCTGCCCTCCTGGGTGGATATGGAGTGGCTCAACAGATTCTTCAGCGGCATGGCCGAGGTGGCCGGTCAGCACCGCATGGCGCTGGCCGGAGGCGACCTCTCGCGCAGCAAGAGTCTGCACATTTCCATAACCGTCTGGGGCGAGACGGCGGACCCCGGCCATTTTCTGGTGCGGGGCGGCAGCATGCCCGGAGACGTGCTCTTCGTGGTCGGCCCTCTGGGCCTAGCCCGCGTAGGTCTGGCCCAACTGGAAGCGCAGGGGCGTCAGGCCCTTGATGCCTGGCCCGCCGCCTGCGCGGCCCATCTGCGGCCCGCACCGCAAGTGGACGCAGGACTGATGCTGGCGCGCGCGGGATACAACGCGCGGCCTCCGGCCCTCATGGATCTTTCGGACGGCATCATGCGCGACCTGCCGCGTCTGCTGGGCCTCACAGGCGAACTCAGCGCCGTCTGCCCGGAAAAATGCACGGGCCTCGGCGCGGAAATCGTGCTGCCGCAAGGCCGCCTGCACCCGGAACTACTGCGCTACGCAGCGGCCACGGGAAAAAATCCCGTGCATGAAGCCCTGCTCGGCGGCGAGGACTACGCCCTGCTCGGCACCTGCGCGCCCGACATGCTGCCTCCCCTGCACTCGGCCATTCCCGGCCTGTACAGCATTGGCGTGGTCACATCTGGCGGCGGCATTGAGTGCAACAACGCGCCTCTGGACAGCCTTGGCGGCGGATTTGACCACTTTGAGGCCTGAAACGCTTCGGCCTGCGACCCGCAAAAGGCCGTCCGGAGCAGATCACCCTTAATACATAAAGCATTTCGGCAGCATTCTGCCTAGAGCATTTTGCTTTTGAAGCACTCCTTGTTTCAAAAGCAAAATGCTCTAAAGAACCTTTGACTGGCAGGAACACGCATGCACAAGGATTTTCAGTCAGCACAAGAACTTATAGCCCCTTACGTGGAAGAAATGCGCGCCATCTGCCGGGACGCGTGGGCGCAGGGCCTGCTCTCGGGCTGTAACGGCAACTCCAGCCGCCGCCTGCCCGCCCCGCATGAGGGCATCGCGTGCCTGACCTGCACGGGGGCCGCCAAGGGCCGCCTTGCCCCGCAGAACTGCTGTCTTGTGGAGATTGCAGGCGCGGCCCCGCTGCACGGCGGCCCGGCGTCAACGGAATCCGGCATGCACCTGGCCATTTACCGCGCAAAGCCCCAATGCGGCGCCATACTGCACACGCACCCGCGCCGCCTGCTGGCCCTGAGCCTGCGCCTTGAAAAGGAAGACGACGGGCTGGAAGATTTTTTGCGCCTCCCGCTCTTTGAGGCGGACGTGTGGCGCGCCCGCCTGGGCTTCGCCCCTGCTCTGCCGCCCGGAACAGCGGAACTGGCCGACGCCGTGGCCAGGGCAAGCCTCGACCATCCGGCTGTGTGGATGGCAGGACACGGCCTGTGCAGCACGGGCGCGACCCTGGCCGAAGCGCTTTGCCTGACCGAGGAACTGGAGCATCTGGCCGCCATCCAGCTTTTGAGCATGCGCTGATCCAATTTCGCTTTTCCCCACAGTTCACGCCAAGCAATAAAGGCCCGCCACCGGGCCTTTTTTGCTGCCCATGGGCAGATACGTCCTGAGAGTAAGCGTTTCTACAGAGTGCCGTAACACGATTAACAAAATCGTGTTTTTTTGCTTGCCAAAAAACCTGCCCTTGTGTAGCATCTTTAAAAAAAACGTAACACAATCCTTCAGCACAGCATCTTAATCCAAGGAGCCTGACATGAACCTTTTGCAGCAGATCGGCCGCAAGGCAAAACCCATCCTCGGTGGTCTGGCCCTTACGGCTCTGCTGGGCGCGGCCCTGCCCGCAACGGCGCACGAATTCATCCTCAAGCCCGACACGGCCACTCCTGCCGCCGGGCAGAAAACCCGTGTGCAGGCCCAGGCTTCGCATGTTTTCATGATCAGCGAGGAAGCGGAAAAGCCCGAAACCGTGAACCTGCAACTGGTGCAAAAGGGCAAATCCACTCCTGTGACCCTGACCGAAGACGCTTCACTTGTCGCCCTTGTGGGCGACATTACGCTGACGGACACGGCCCCGGCCCTGCTGGTGGGGCACCGCCTGCCCCAGATATGGAGCGAAACCACGGAGGGCGTGCTTGAGGGCAACCGCGCGCAGCTTGAAGCGCAGGGCAAGAAAGTCCGCTCGGTGGGCAAGTATGAAAAGTTCGCCAAAAGCCTGCTCAACCCTGCCGCCAATGACACGCTGTACAAAACCCCGCAAAACCAGATGCTGGAAATCGTCCTGCTGGACAATCCCGCCACCGTCAAGCCCGGCGGCGTCATGAACGTACAGGTGCTTTTGCGCGGCAAACCCCTGCCGGGCGCGACCGTGGGCCTGACCCACGACGGCTTCAGCAAGGAAGAGGACGCCTACAAGGTGACGGCCGCCACCGACGCCCAGGGCAAAGCCGCCCTTGCCGTGGACAAGCCAGCACTCTGGATGGTCCGCACCGCCACCGTTGAAAAAACGCCGGGCACGGACGCCGACGCGCACCACCTGCGGGCCACCTACGTTTTCCCGGTGCGATAACGCGACGGCATGACCATGAGAGTTGCCGTGTTCACTAAGGTTTTCAGCCTGTTTCTGCTCTGCGCCTGCCTTGTGATGGTCAATGCGCGGCTCGCCTCTGCCCATGCCCTGCGCGCCGCCGAAATCCCTCAGGGGCAGGCCGTTGTCATGCAGTTCGCCTATTCCACGGGCGAAGTGCCTGCCTACGCGAATGTGGAAGTTTACGGCCCGGCCGATGCGGGCATGGAATTCCAGAACGGCCGCACCGACGCCCAGGGACGCTTCGCCTTTGTGCCCAATGCCCCGGGCCAATGGCGGGTGATCATGGCCGACAACATGGGCCACAGGGTAGTGCACGAGACTACTGTGGCCGAAAACGGCGGCGCCGCCCCCACGGCAGACGCCGCCGCTGACGCATGGGGCCGTTTTGCCACCCCCCTGCGGGCCTTGCTGGGCGTCAGCCTGCTGCTGAATCTGGGAACAATGTCCGTGCTGTGGCGTCAACGCCGCAAGGCGTAAAGCCAGGTTGGCAACACGGCCAGGAGGCCCGCCCATGGGGGGGCGGGCCTCCTTTTTATTTAAGAAAACGCTGAGTTATTCCGTTGGGCGGACTTGCTTCACTAAAAGATCGCGCTTCGCCAAAGGGGATAACCGCGCGTTTCCAGAAGGCTCTTTAATCAGCATTTAACTAAATCATTTCAGATTGTTATCTGAAACAGCCTCTCTTGCTGAAATTGCGCTAAGCGGGCGAGCACTCCGCATCGGCGGAGACGTGCACAATCTCGCCCACCATGGCGGCGGGCTCGTTCACGCCCACGCCAAAATCCTTTCTTTTTATGTCGCCCCACACCTTGAAGGAACGTGTGGGCTTTTTCGTCATGGGGTTGGTCACCACTTCGCTGCTGCGGAAGTTGAAGGTCACGTCCTTTGCCACGCCGCGAATGGTCAATGTGCCGCTGATCTTGCCCTCGCCCGCCGCCTCAAGCCGCACCTTGCTGCTCTCGAAGGTCATGACGGGGTGTACCGCCGCCTCAAAGAAATCACCACTGCGCAGATGTTCATCACGCGCAGCCACGTCCGTATCAATGCTGGCCGTCTGGGCGGCCATGCTGAATTTTGCGTCGGAGAGGTCGTCCTTGCCGATCTCGGCAGTGACCGTGAATTCGGCAAACCTGCCGGCTAGTTCGGTTATGGTGAGATGCCTGACTACAAAGCCAAGGCGGGAATGGGCCGGATCATTCTTCCATGTGGTCATGGTATTCTCCTTGTTTTTTTGCCGCCTCTGCACACAATGCACAGTTTTTTTCTGCGGGACGCCCCCCCGGCTGGCCGCTGCCATGGCGCGGACTCCGTGAGCCCCGCGTCAGATCGAAAAGCTTTGTATTACATAACACGCAATAAAGGTTTTAGGGGGTGGGGGCGTGGGGGCGTGGGGGAGGAGACCCTTTTGCAAAAGGGTCCCTCCCCCACAAAATAGTCAATGTAACATAGCATTGTCCTGGTCAGTTTAGTCACGGGATGAATTTTCAGTTATATCAAGGAGAGCGAGCCTTTTATGCAGGGAGTGTACTCTGATGGTACTCGACCGGAATAAAAGGCGAAGTTCGACGCAGAAATAACTGGAAAGGCGCTCGTGACTACAGTGCCTTAGAATACGCCGGGCAGACCGTTATCCCGCAGCGCGGCGTCACAGGAGCCGATATGGTAGCAGGTATGGCTGGCCAGCATGGCCACCGCCGCGCCATAGGCCACGTCGCGCCCTATCTTTTTGCTCAGCACAGAGTGGATCCGGGTAAGATCCTTGTCCGAAAGGCCGTCCAGCCAGGCGTCCACGCCGGCACGCACGGTTTCGGCATACTCCCGCATGGCGTCCTTGCCGATGGCGCAGGGGCCCTGAACCTTGAGCATGAGGGTGGCCATGTCGCAGGGGGCTGACGCGGGCGCGTCGTTTTCACCAAGGGTGAAAAAATTCAGCACGGCAAGGGCATGGGCGATCTGCTGCCACACGGGCCAGCCGCCGCGTGTTTCATTCCATATCTTTTCGGGGCAGACGTCGATGAATTGCGTCAGAAGGCTCCAGGAATGGCGGTACGGGGCCTGAACGGCATTGATAATGTCTCGTGACATGTGTTTCTCCTTTGAGGGCGTTGCCGCCGTCATGCGTGCGCCTGACGGACACGTCGGGCACACTGTTTGTCTCCACCATAACCAAAGCCCCCGCCTTGTGCAAAGCGGGGGCCTGAACATGGATCAACCGGCTGCCGGAACGCGCGTCAGCGTTGGGCGGCAGCGCCGTCAACGTATGGCGCGGTACGGATGTTATTCGAAACGGCTGGCGTTGGTGATAAGCACCATATCCACAGGCACATTTTCGTGCATGCCCATGCTCTTGGTCTTTACCTTGGCGATTTTGTCAACCACATCCATGCCCTCGGTCACGCGGCCAAAGGCGCAATAGCCCCAGCCGTCAAGGGTGGGGGCGCTGTGATTGAGAAAGCTGTTGTCCACCAGGTTGATGAAAAACTGGGCCGTGGCGCTGTGCGGGTCGCGGGTGCGGGCCATGGCGATGGTGCCGCGCTCGTTCTTCACGCCGTTGTCGGCCTCGTTGGCCACAGGTTCGCGGGTGGACTTTTCGTCCATGCGCGCGCCAAGGCCGCCGCCCTGAATCATGAAGCTGGGAATAACGCGGTGGAAGATGGTGTTGGTGTAAAAACCCTCATCCACATATTGCAAAAAGTTGGCAACGGTTTTCGGGGCCTTGTCGGGGAAGAGCTCGATCAAAATGTCGCCGGACGTGGTTTCCAGCAAAACCGTGGGATTGTCAGCCATGATAGCTCCTTTAGTGGTGACGGCACGCGCCTGCCCAAGCGGAAAGCGCGCCCTGAGCCGGAATATAGAGTATGCCCCGAAAGATGACAATGCCTGCCGCCGGGTATAGATTGCTTGCATGCCCGCAAAAAACAAAAAAGCATCCGTCGCCGTGTCCGCAGGCAAGAGCGCCCACCAGGGCGCAAGCCTTTTGCCTGGTCTTGAGCCCGCCTGCCAGCCAGCCACTTCGGCCGAATCCGGGGCTGAAACAGCCTGCCACATGACGCCGGGCTGTCACCTGCCGCCGGACAAGCACCTTCCCGCCCTGCGGCAGGCGCTGCTCGACTGGTTTTCCGTCCATCAGCGTGACCTGCCGTGGCGCGCCAGCTACACGCCCTATGAAGTCTGGATTTCAGAAGTCATGCTGCAGCAAACGCAGATGGAGCGCGGCGTCAGCTATTTTTTGCGCTGGATGCAGCGCTTCCCGGACATCGCCACTCTGGCCGCCGCTCATGAAGAGGACGTGCTCCGCCAGTGGGAGGGCCTTGGCTACTATTCCCGCGCCCGCCACATCCTGGCTGCCGCCCGCAAAATCGTGGCGGAACACGGGGGCGCGTTTCCCTCCGACCTCGCGTCCATCCGCGCCCTGCCTGGTGTGGGGCCATACACGGCCGGGGCCATTGCCAGCATTGCCTTTGGCGAAAAGCTGCCCTGCGTGGACGCCAATGTGGAGCGCGTCATCGCGCGCATTTTTGATGTGGACAGCCCCGTGAAGCAGGACCCGGCTGCTGGCATAATCCACCGATGGGCCCTGCGCCTTGTGCCCGAAGGCAAATCCCGCGAGCACAACCAGGCCATGATGGAACTGGGGGCCCTCATCTGCCGCAAAAAACCGCGCTGCGAACTTTGCCCTCTGGCCCGCTTTTGCATCAGCCGCCATCTGGGCATACAGGATCAGCGGCCTGTGCCGGGCAAGCGCGCAGTCATCACGCCGGTGCGCGCAGTCACGGGCGTGCTTTGCATAGGAAAACACATTTTTGTGCAAAAACGTCCGCCTTCCGGCGTATGGGGAAACCTGTGGGAATTCCCCGGCGGCAGGGTCGAGCCGGACGAAAGCCCGGAACAGGCCACGGTGCGTGAATTTATGGAAGAAACGGGATTCGCGGTGCAGGTGGCCGCCAGATATGGCATCATACGCCACGGCTACACCACCTACCGGCTGACCCTGCACTGCTTTGGCCTTGAACTGGCCAACAGCGGCGCAAACGCGCAGGCAAAGCCGCAGGGCGACGCCTGCCCCACGCCGCCGCAACTCACCGCCGCCACCCAGTACCGATGGGCAACCCCTGAAGAACTGGAGGGCCTGGCCATGCCTGCGGCGCACCGCAAGCTTGCGGACAGTCTTTTTGGCCCGTCAGGCGAGGCGTCGCCGCCGCACGCGTCCCTT
This DNA window, taken from Desulfovibrio sp. 86, encodes the following:
- the speB gene encoding agmatinase — protein: MQHFLASEYSPSRPEQAAFHIIPVPLEQSVSYGAGTAHGPEALLTASQQLEAWESGLTPGESGFYTAPPVDCSGPIEGVIDRIEAATAQALACKALPVLLGGEHTVSLGALRALAKQAQSTGEPFGIVQFDAHADLRSSYEGSPYSHACVMHRAVADLGLPLVQFGVRDFCREEAEVRKAHNVTHYDAYFMARVGLPELPLPEGFPQRIYITFDVDAFDASLMPATGTPSPGGLSWREAQFILERCVEGRQVVGLDVVELAPIAGLHHCDFTAAKLTHLLMGLAFAANSRS
- a CDS encoding multidrug effflux MFS transporter, which produces MSFSQNDLVVGPGARLSRGRRLFFALLLAMLGAFGPLSIDTYLPSLPQIAGDLSISTAATQITITAFLLGMAIGQIFIGPISDSRGRRGPLLLALAFFTLASFFCAQTSSGQGFIALRFAQGLSGAGGVVLSRAIACDLFRGPELTSFMAVLIAIQSVAPIVAPLLGGGLAVLGGWHAVFIFLTGFGLLLVCLCAWRLPETLRPEARRPGGVLASLRCTGKLFSEKAFMCFAGVQGFTMAGFFGYVAASPFILQDMYGFSPTAYGMIFGANALSLSFMAIITGRLARRVREERLLVAGNVLRWVACLAVLGVTLARPASPWPLIAALYCMITLQGVTFATSFTLGIAAQDVGAGAASGVIGVAAFIFGAFSSPLVGLAGPGTAVPLGIVCAVTGSAALALSLTGTRALRLRRERLAAT
- a CDS encoding ATP-dependent helicase; the encoded protein is MIDYAQALNQAQYQAATSGDGPVLVVAGAGSGKTRTIVYRLAWLAENGISPDAMLLLTFTRKAAQEMLHRAGLLLNQGLTGVQGGTFHAFSFSVLRRWKPAWLADRPFTVMDAADITAAVKHCKDTLKLGKGDKSFPKTQTVVGLLSKARNKELPLDEVLRREAFHLLPHAESLTRLGEAYNAYRREKGLMDYDDLLFELEDLLRTNALAAASLRQRFSHILVDEYQDTNLVQARIVRLLAGPEDGPPGNVMAVGDEAQSIYAFRGANVRNILDFPNFFPGTKVVRLEENYRSTKPVLDVANSLLAHAAESFHKNLFTRKEGGEPVRLVTPLSDASQAKLVVRRVEELLREHLPHEIAVLFRAGFHSYNLEMALNQAGIGFRKYGGLRYTEAAHVKDVMAYARLLLNPLDLPAFARVAAQHSGIGPKTVEKLYAVARSGDAAATEKAFGKHVGFLEDMRFINDLRARPMAPSSTLAAILEHYRPRLETLYPEDWPRRQQGLEEIIQMASGYVHLDLFLADLALESPEEDENDAEGKITLSTVHSAKGLEWNAVCIIDLVEDRFPSRHALARPEDFEEERRLMYVACTRARQHLDLYAPASLYNRAERGSQHVNQSPFVRELAPGLVEEWVEGFGGGLSRRTPGSFGGAGTYQPLARPLSRPQAYSQTSSQTSSQASRDYAAFDDCQLPPEQEHAEPGLNFARPRGLAPRQENPAVGESPTAGGSGTTATGGAAAGQGELCYCTHRIFGRGKIIKHLSPEKVQVNFPGFGLKVILSEYLLMEN
- the thiL gene encoding thiamine-phosphate kinase, with protein sequence MVAPPSSGDAAAPLSEDRILACLAGYFPQTHPSLLLGRGDDCAVLKAGRPLCVSSDLFLEDIHFRRSYFSPEDTGYKALAVNVSDLAGCGARPLGFTLCLGLPSWVDMEWLNRFFSGMAEVAGQHRMALAGGDLSRSKSLHISITVWGETADPGHFLVRGGSMPGDVLFVVGPLGLARVGLAQLEAQGRQALDAWPAACAAHLRPAPQVDAGLMLARAGYNARPPALMDLSDGIMRDLPRLLGLTGELSAVCPEKCTGLGAEIVLPQGRLHPELLRYAAATGKNPVHEALLGGEDYALLGTCAPDMLPPLHSAIPGLYSIGVVTSGGGIECNNAPLDSLGGGFDHFEA
- a CDS encoding class II aldolase/adducin family protein → MHKDFQSAQELIAPYVEEMRAICRDAWAQGLLSGCNGNSSRRLPAPHEGIACLTCTGAAKGRLAPQNCCLVEIAGAAPLHGGPASTESGMHLAIYRAKPQCGAILHTHPRRLLALSLRLEKEDDGLEDFLRLPLFEADVWRARLGFAPALPPGTAELADAVARASLDHPAVWMAGHGLCSTGATLAEALCLTEELEHLAAIQLLSMR
- a CDS encoding DUF4198 domain-containing protein, whose amino-acid sequence is MNLLQQIGRKAKPILGGLALTALLGAALPATAHEFILKPDTATPAAGQKTRVQAQASHVFMISEEAEKPETVNLQLVQKGKSTPVTLTEDASLVALVGDITLTDTAPALLVGHRLPQIWSETTEGVLEGNRAQLEAQGKKVRSVGKYEKFAKSLLNPAANDTLYKTPQNQMLEIVLLDNPATVKPGGVMNVQVLLRGKPLPGATVGLTHDGFSKEEDAYKVTAATDAQGKAALAVDKPALWMVRTATVEKTPGTDADAHHLRATYVFPVR